The following proteins are co-located in the Triticum aestivum cultivar Chinese Spring chromosome 1A, IWGSC CS RefSeq v2.1, whole genome shotgun sequence genome:
- the LOC123050430 gene encoding noroxomaritidine/norcraugsodine reductase-like, whose amino-acid sequence MTTSREKRWSLAGATALVTGGSKGIGRAIVEELAGFGARVHTCSRNAAELEECRRQWEDEKLAVTVSVCDVSVRSERVKLMETVRESFDGKLDILVNNAGQLVLKAATEWTAEDYAQLMETNLESSFHLSQLAHPLLVNASVLGGGSIVNISSVGGIFGYPGLALYGITKGGMNQFTRSLATEWARDNIRVNSVAPGIVSTDMIKDLEPDALEEACSRIPMGRSGKPTEVASVVSFLCMPTASYITGQVICIDGGRTIY is encoded by the exons ATGACGACGAGCAGGGAGAAGAGGTGGAGCCTGGCCGGCGCGACGGCCCTGGTCACCGGCGGCAGCAAAGGAATAGG GCGTGCCATTGTTGAGGAGCTCGCCGGCTTCGGGGCGCGGGTGCACACCTGCTCCCGCAACGCGGCGGAGCTGGAAGAGTGCCGCCGGCAGTGGGAGGATGAGAAGCTGGCGGTTACCGTCTCCGTGTGCGATGTCTCTGTGCGCTCTGAGAGGGTGAAGCTCATGGAGACGGTCAGGGAGTCCTTCGACGGCAAGCTGGACATACTG GTGAACAATGCAGGGCAATTGGTTTTGAAAGCGGCTACAGAGTGGACGGCGGAGGACTACGCACAATTGATGGAGACTAACTTAGAGTCAAGCTTCCACCTTAGTCAGCTCGCGCACCCTCTACTCGTCAACGCCTCTGTACTTGGAGGAGGTAGCATCGTCAACATCTCCTCTGTTGGAGGTATATTTGGCTACCCAGGCCTCGCACTTTATGGCATCACAAAAG GAGGAATGAACCAATTTACAAGGAGCCTCGCCACTGAGTGGGCTAGAGACAATATTCGTGTGAACTCTGTTGCCCCAGGCATTGTGTCAACAGACATGATCAAAGAT TTAGAGCCGGATGCCCTTGAGGAAGCATGCTCGCGGATCCCGATGGGCCGGAGTGGCAAGCCAACGGAGGTCGCTTCAGTGGTGTCCTTCCTTTGTATGCCCACGGCGTCCTATATCACCGGCCAGGTTATTTGTATCGACGGCGGTCGAACCATTTATTAG